AGTTAGAGCATGTAACTGTCTGTTTACGTTTGTAATATCAACATCATCTTTATCTATTAATATAATATGTCCTATATTTGTTCTTGCTAAGGCTTCAGCAGCAAATGAACCTACGCCTCCAACACCTAATATGACAACCGTTTGTTTCTTTAATAAATCTAATCCTTGTTGTCCTATTGCAAGTTCATTTCTTGAAAATTGATGTTTCATCATTATACCTCTTTCACTGATTTATACTTAATTACATAGTAACTTAATTTTTCAATTTTATCATTATAGGTTTAAATATTTTATTAATATAGCTACCATTTACTTGATCGTTAATCATTATTAATTAGATTTATTTGATTAATGGCCTTAAAGAAGCGCATAAAAATACGCAAGACAAAGTCTTGCGTATCGATAGAGTCCGTATTGCCGTAGTTATAATAGCTTGATCATTCGGCCTGTTATATACAGGTGGGTGCCCTGTTTCTTGTTTTGTACGTCCTTCAAATAAGGCGTGTACGCTGCAAGAAAACCCATTGGGCTCCCTTGATCAAAGAGTGTTAGGCCCAAATTAAAAAGCAAACTTACGAACAACTCAGATGACTATCTTATGATGTTATATTACCACAGATTTAAAATTAATGAAATTATAACAATCTAAAGTTTATTGATTTTTTAAAATTTAGTGACGAATTCGTAAAGAAAGTTCTTCTAATTGCTTATCTGATACTTCACCTGGCGCATTTGTTAATAGACATGTAGCTGATGCAGTTTTCGGGAATGCAATAGTATCTCTCAAGTTTGTTCTGTTAGTTAATAGCATAACTAATCGGTCTAATCCAAGAGCTATTCCGCCATGTGGAGGTGCACCATATTTGAAAGCATCTAATAAGAAACCAAATTGTTCTTGTGCTTGTTCTTTAGTAAAACCAAGTACTTCAAACATTTTTTGTTGTAATTCACCATCATGGATTCTAATTGATCCTCCACCTAGTTCATATCCATTTAATACTATATCATATGCATTTGCTTCAGCTGTTTCAGGAGCAGAATCAAGTTTGGCAATATCAGCTTCTTTAGGTGAAGTAAATGGATGATGTGCTGCTACATAACGTTTTGCATCTTCATCATATTCTAATAATGGCCAATCAGTTACCCATAAGAAGTTTAATTTAGATTCATCTATTAATCCTAATTCTTTAGCAAGTTTCACACGTAAAGCACCTAAACTTTGTGCTACTACATTTGGCTTATCTGCAACAAACATAACTAAGTCGCCAGCTTCAGCACCAGTTAATGAACGTAAAGTTTCAACATTTTCTGCTTCAAAGAAACGGCCAATCGGACCTGTCAGACCTTCTTCTACAACTTTTACCCAAGCTAAACCTTTCGCTCCATAAATATTTACAAATTCAGTTAATGCATCCATGTCTTTACGTGTATACTGCTCAGCAGCACCTTTAGCAACAATCGCTTTAATTTCACCATTGTTTTCAACAGTATCTTTAAATACTTTGAAGTCCATATCGCGTCCTAATTGTGAAACGTCAATTAATTCCATATCGAAACGTGTATCTGGTTTATCTGAACCAAAACGACGCATTGCTTCTTTGTAAGTCATTCTTGGAAACGCTTCTGTAATATCAACGCCTTTTACTTCCTTAACAACTTTTTTAAGCATTTCTTCACCCATCAACATTACATCTTCTTGATCAACGAAACTCATTTCGATATCGACTTGTGTAAATTCAGGTTGACGATCTGCACGCAAGTCCTCATCACGGAAACATTTTACGATTTGATAGTATTTATCAAATCCACTAATCATTAACAACTGTTTAAATAATTGTGGTGATTGAGGTAATGCATAAAATTCACCATCATGTACTCGAGATGGCACTAAATAGTCACGTGCACCTTCAGGCGTTGATTTTGTTAATACTGGTGTTTCAATATCAAAGAAACCTGCATCATCTAAATATTGTCGAATAGAACGCGTAATTTGATGTCTCATTTTAAACGTTTGAGCCAATTCTTGACGACGTAAATCTAAATAACGATATTTCAATCGAATATTTTCATCAACGTTTACATTTTCTTCATTTATTGAAAATGGCGGTGTCTCTGATTTATTAATAACTTTGATATTTGAAACTTGTACTTCAACTTGTCCAGTTTTAATTTTAGGGTTAACTGTTTCAGCATCACGTTTAGTAACTGTACCTTTAACTTCTACAACATATTCAGAGCGTAATGTTTCAGCAATTTTTAATGCTTCTTCTGAAAATGCAGGATTGAATACGATTTGTACAATACCTTCTCTATCTCTTAAGTCAACAAAAATCAATCCGCCTAAGTCACGACGATTGTTAACCCATCCTTTTAATGTAATTTCTTGTCCTAAAAATGCTTCAGTAACTAATCCACAATAAGTTGTTCTCTTACTCATATTTTAACGCCCTCTCTACTTCTTAAAATAATCGACTAATGCGTCTAATTGAATTGTTTCAGATTCACCAGTTGTCATATTTTTAACATTGATTTTATTATTTTCTAACTCTTGATCGCCAATAACGATAGTATGTTTAGCTCCCAATCTATCTGCTTGCTTCATTTGACCTTTAATTTTACGTTTTAAATAATCTTTATCAGCTTTAATACCATTATGTCTCAAATGATTTAATAATTTAACAGCATAGCGATCTGCTTGATCACCCATTGTAACTACGAATAAATCTAAATTTTCTTCGATATCAAGTTCAATACCTTCTTCTTCGAGTGCAAGTAATAAACGTTCTATACTTAATGCAAAACCAATGCCTGTTTCACTTGGTCCATCCAGTAATTCTAACAATCCATTATAACGACCACCGCCACATAACGTTGTGATTGCTCCATCATAATCTGGGTTATCCATCATTAGCTCGAAAGCGGTATGTGTATAATAGTCCAAACCACGTACTAAATTAGGATCCTCAACATATGGAATACCTAAATCATCTAAGTAAGTTTTTACCTGTTCATAATATGCTTTTGATTCTTCATTTAAGAAATCAGTGATTCTAGGTGCTGTTTTAACCGCTTCTTTATCACGGTCAACTTTACAGTCTAAAATTCGCATTGGATTAGTGTGTAAACGTGACTGACAATCAGAACAAAATTCATGAATCACAGGTTCAAAGTGTTTTACTAAAGCTTCGTTATATTCTTTACGAGATTCCATGTCCCCAACACTATTAATAACTAGCTTTAAATGTTTTAACCCAAATGATTGGTAAATGTGCATTACCATTGCCAATACTTCTGCATCTACACTTGGATTTTCAGCCCCAATTGCTTCTACACCAAATTGATTGAACTGGCGATAGCGACCTTTTTGTTTACGCTCATATCTAAACATTGGCCCATTATAATATAATTTTATTGGTTGATTTGGATTTCCTTGCATTTTATGTTCAATATATGAACGCACAACTGCAGCTGTTCCCTCAGGTCTTAATGTAATGCTTCTGTCACCTTTATCTTTAAATGTATACATTTCTTTCTGTACAACGTCGGTAGAATCACCAACACCTCTTGCAAAAAGATCTGTACTTTCAAAGATTGGCGTTCTTATTTCTTTATAATTGTAAAATGTCATTAGTTCATCTAATTTATTTTCGATGTAACGCCACTTTTTCGAATCTTCAGGTAAAATATCCTGCGTTCCTCTAGGTATTTTAATCATTTTTGACATCTCCCTTGGCAAATTATTTTTTCATTACCTTTACTTTTTCTAAACAATAAGGGATTACAATTTATGTTCAGGCTATTCATTTTATTTTTTAAAAATTAAAAAAGCCCTTGCACAGTTTATAACTGTACAAGGGACGAATATCCGTGTTGCCACCCTTATTGATTTAATAGTTCTCTTACAACTGCTACTTTACGTTACAATTATAAATAGTTATTAAACCCACTCAAAACGTTTAACGTACGTTCAACGGCTTTACTTTCATAAAGCACCTTTTCTTGTGTTCAATGTATTAAACTACTCAGTATAATCTTTCAGTCTAAGGATTATATTCCTGCACAATCATTAATAGATTGC
This is a stretch of genomic DNA from Staphylococcus roterodami. It encodes these proteins:
- the aspS gene encoding aspartate--tRNA ligase, producing the protein MSKRTTYCGLVTEAFLGQEITLKGWVNNRRDLGGLIFVDLRDREGIVQIVFNPAFSEEALKIAETLRSEYVVEVKGTVTKRDAETVNPKIKTGQVEVQVSNIKVINKSETPPFSINEENVNVDENIRLKYRYLDLRRQELAQTFKMRHQITRSIRQYLDDAGFFDIETPVLTKSTPEGARDYLVPSRVHDGEFYALPQSPQLFKQLLMISGFDKYYQIVKCFRDEDLRADRQPEFTQVDIEMSFVDQEDVMLMGEEMLKKVVKEVKGVDITEAFPRMTYKEAMRRFGSDKPDTRFDMELIDVSQLGRDMDFKVFKDTVENNGEIKAIVAKGAAEQYTRKDMDALTEFVNIYGAKGLAWVKVVEEGLTGPIGRFFEAENVETLRSLTGAEAGDLVMFVADKPNVVAQSLGALRVKLAKELGLIDESKLNFLWVTDWPLLEYDEDAKRYVAAHHPFTSPKEADIAKLDSAPETAEANAYDIVLNGYELGGGSIRIHDGELQQKMFEVLGFTKEQAQEQFGFLLDAFKYGAPPHGGIALGLDRLVMLLTNRTNLRDTIAFPKTASATCLLTNAPGEVSDKQLEELSLRIRH
- the hisS gene encoding histidine--tRNA ligase produces the protein MIKIPRGTQDILPEDSKKWRYIENKLDELMTFYNYKEIRTPIFESTDLFARGVGDSTDVVQKEMYTFKDKGDRSITLRPEGTAAVVRSYIEHKMQGNPNQPIKLYYNGPMFRYERKQKGRYRQFNQFGVEAIGAENPSVDAEVLAMVMHIYQSFGLKHLKLVINSVGDMESRKEYNEALVKHFEPVIHEFCSDCQSRLHTNPMRILDCKVDRDKEAVKTAPRITDFLNEESKAYYEQVKTYLDDLGIPYVEDPNLVRGLDYYTHTAFELMMDNPDYDGAITTLCGGGRYNGLLELLDGPSETGIGFALSIERLLLALEEEGIELDIEENLDLFVVTMGDQADRYAVKLLNHLRHNGIKADKDYLKRKIKGQMKQADRLGAKHTIVIGDQELENNKINVKNMTTGESETIQLDALVDYFKK